CGCCTTAGGTGTGGAAGTGGGGTAAGGGATGTGCTTGTTATGGAATTGAGGGATCTTGTGAACCCTGATATCTGAAATTATTGCGGTTAGCTTTACTATTGAATGCAACGGATCTACGGGAGCAATAAACAAGCCGGGAGGCGTGATGGGCGCAGCGTTAAACTGGGCGGCAATGGATGCCACTGATTGGGTTGGTACTGATGACGTGGCCGGTGGGGTTGAGCATTGCTTGGCAGTGATCGTAGAAAAAGACAAACAGATTAACGCTTTTGAACACGTCTTTGCGGAGTCAGCTCGCAAACGGGCAGCGAAATTGGACAAACTTTCTCCGAAAGATCGTGGACCATTGCATGGATTACCGGTAGCTATTAAAGCGGAGAACAACGTTCTCGGTGTGCCTACCTCTTTTGGCACCCACGCTAATATCACCCCGCCTGCGGTGGAAAGTGCGGTGGTGCGGAGGCTACGTGAGGCTGGTGCCGTTATTATCGGCACAACTCGGATGCCGGAATGTGGCGCGTGGCCGGTGACGGAAACAGACCGGGTTATTAGCCGCAATCCGCTTAACACTGATTTTAGTCCAGGTGGATCTTCTGGTGGCTCGGCAGCTGCAGTTGCTGCGGGCATGGTTCCGGTTGCAATCGGAGGTGATGGTGGCGGTTCGATCCGTATCCCGGCAGCCGTGTGCGGATTATTTGGGTTGAAACCGCAATTGGGGCGGATTTCTGTTGCCCCGTATCCGCACTTGTGGCATAACTTGGGAGTGGTTGGACCTTTAACCAAATCGGCTCGGGATTTGCGGTTGCTATATAGGGTATTGGCGGGAAATGAGCCGACCGACCAGTATCCGGCGGCAGCCCCAATGGCTGAAAACATGTTATGTGTTGCGCCAGCGCCTCGGTTGCGAATCGGTACTGTGATGAAAGCTTCATTTCCTGGAATCGCTGTTGATAAGGTGCACCGAGATGCGGTAGCCAAAGTGGCGTCATTATTGGATGGCGAAGTGGTTGCCGAGGTCGATTTACCTAAGGTTACTGGTACTTTTATCCCGTTGTATTACGCTTCGATTGCTGGTGAAGTTGAGTACATGGAGCATCCGGAAGATCTGGATAGTAAAACGAAACAATTAGTTGCGTTTGGTAATGCGGTCCCGAAGCCGGTGGTGTCGCTACTAAAGAAACGAAGTATTCAACATGCAGCAACAGTTAATGATCTTTTCGCGCGGTTTGATTTGCTCATTACCCCAGTAATCGCTCCCCGGCCAGCACCTGCGGGTTTTCTTAATGGCATATCTGCGGTTAAAGCTCAACTAAAGTCAGCTCCGTATGCCGCTTTTACCGCTTTATTTAATGTGACAGGGCACCCTGCCATGAGCGTTCCAGTGGGATACTCTGCTGCGGATGGGCTTCCGGTTGCGGTGCAACTTGCCGCTGCGGAACACCAGGAGAATCTACTCATTGATGCAGCCGAATATATTCATGACAAGCTTAAAGATAGAACATGGGGTTAAAAACTACACCAGTTAAAAATAGGTTGCGGCCACATTGAAAATGACCACTAGCGGATTTTCGCATGGGGAAATTTTTGCGCTTTTGCAGCATGCGTCAAGACACGGTGCGCACTTTTATGGGAAACACAAGAATACGACATGGGGTATCGGATGCTTAGTTCGCGTGACGCCATCTTGCAGTTAGATCGTGAGCTTGCTGCGTTGGGGTGGAAGGAAGCGAGGGTAGAACAAGCAGCGGCTTTGCCATTGGGCTCAAAAGAATTCCAGCAGCAAGTCGCGTCCATCATGTATCTTCATGACGACCTTCCTTATGGTTTTCTCAGCGACGACTATAACGTTCGATACATATACGGTTTACGCTTAGAAAAAGAACAATACTTCTTGCGGTATTGCAGGTATGACGGTCCACCTGAAATTGTCAAGGACATCGTTTCTCGTTGGGATCTGCCTGATATTCAACGCTTTATCCTCAACTCTTGTTACGGTGAGGGTGATTTTTCCCTTCCTCTCCGCAACGCCGATATTGCGGCAATCATGCTAGTAAACGACCCTGATCTAGGTTTTGACATACCGCGTTGCCAGGAGTATCTCCACGGGTGGGTATCTGTTGCCGCAAAGGTCATAGCAAAACTCGACAAAGTTGAAAATCCCAATAGCCTCACATTGCCCACGCGGGAAGAACTTATGCCACGCCTTCAAGAGCATATAGCTGCAGCTTTAGAACAAGGCATTCCCCCGTGGGAGGCGCTGGGCTATCTTCTTATCCATGTGAGCAAGGAGGGCCTTTTCGATCGAGCCAGACTCATTGGGCTTTTCCTCAGCAGTATTGAACGAGCACCACGGGTTTTTCTCCGCCACACGATGGTTAACATGTTCAAGGAAAACCTCGCAGTTACCGATGCCGAACTATATGAGCACCGACATATCCTCATTCCCCATTTGGTGGCGGGGGATCTGT
The nucleotide sequence above comes from Corynebacterium mustelae. Encoded proteins:
- a CDS encoding amidase family protein, which codes for MDATDWVGTDDVAGGVEHCLAVIVEKDKQINAFEHVFAESARKRAAKLDKLSPKDRGPLHGLPVAIKAENNVLGVPTSFGTHANITPPAVESAVVRRLREAGAVIIGTTRMPECGAWPVTETDRVISRNPLNTDFSPGGSSGGSAAAVAAGMVPVAIGGDGGGSIRIPAAVCGLFGLKPQLGRISVAPYPHLWHNLGVVGPLTKSARDLRLLYRVLAGNEPTDQYPAAAPMAENMLCVAPAPRLRIGTVMKASFPGIAVDKVHRDAVAKVASLLDGEVVAEVDLPKVTGTFIPLYYASIAGEVEYMEHPEDLDSKTKQLVAFGNAVPKPVVSLLKKRSIQHAATVNDLFARFDLLITPVIAPRPAPAGFLNGISAVKAQLKSAPYAAFTALFNVTGHPAMSVPVGYSAADGLPVAVQLAAAEHQENLLIDAAEYIHDKLKDRTWG